The Echinicola rosea genome has a segment encoding these proteins:
- a CDS encoding GNAT family N-acetyltransferase yields the protein MEAIRIIPFQPSLQPYFESINKAWISEHFTIEPIDKEVLERPQENLLDKGGAVIFAVMEEEIVGTVALKKHAEGIYEMTKMGVVPASQGKKVGWALALAILEVAKGMGGHKVVLYSSRKLTPAINMYRKMGFQEVVPEAGKYARCDIKMEIDL from the coding sequence ATGGAAGCTATACGTATCATTCCTTTTCAGCCATCCTTACAGCCCTACTTTGAATCGATCAATAAGGCTTGGATAAGTGAACATTTTACGATTGAGCCGATTGACAAGGAGGTGTTGGAGCGTCCTCAGGAGAATTTGTTGGATAAAGGCGGGGCCGTGATTTTTGCGGTGATGGAAGAGGAAATTGTAGGGACGGTAGCTTTAAAAAAACATGCAGAAGGGATATATGAAATGACCAAGATGGGAGTAGTGCCTGCATCCCAGGGCAAGAAGGTCGGATGGGCATTGGCGCTGGCGATCCTAGAGGTGGCCAAGGGAATGGGAGGCCATAAGGTGGTTCTTTACAGTAGCAGAAAACTTACTCCTGCGATCAATATGTACCGCAAGATGGGATTTCAAGAAGTGGTGCCGGAAGCCGGTAAATATGCCCGGTGCGATATTAAAATGGAAATAGACCTTTGA
- a CDS encoding GNAT family N-acetyltransferase — protein sequence MKHQEKPEIVIRGGSIAEVLSLSLAIPEFEQPHGDTAYAERLKSNPHLILVAEYGGKLVGFKVGYATDDKTFYSWMGGVLPAFRRNGIAGILAEVQTDWAKKSGYEKLVFKTRNIHSDMIRFGLKRGFMITELIKRTKPEDHRIIMEKKI from the coding sequence ATGAAACATCAGGAAAAACCAGAAATTGTGATTCGGGGAGGCTCCATAGCAGAAGTCCTTTCCTTGAGCCTGGCCATACCGGAGTTTGAGCAGCCCCATGGAGATACTGCATATGCGGAGCGCCTAAAGAGCAATCCCCATTTGATACTAGTAGCTGAATACGGTGGGAAATTGGTAGGGTTTAAGGTGGGGTATGCCACGGATGACAAGACATTCTATTCTTGGATGGGAGGTGTACTGCCGGCTTTTAGGCGTAATGGAATAGCGGGGATTTTGGCAGAAGTACAGACCGATTGGGCTAAGAAATCCGGGTATGAAAAGCTGGTCTTCAAAACCCGCAACATCCATAGTGATATGATCAGGTTTGGGTTAAAGCGTGGTTTTATGATCACCGAACTGATCAAGCGTACCAAGCCAGAAGATCACAGGATTATTATGGAGAAGAAAATTTAA
- a CDS encoding glycoside hydrolase family 3 N-terminal domain-containing protein, producing MFRSLGISSFIKSPLLLVLWLGAACNVFGQESVLYKQANVPTAQRVEDLLSRMTLEEKVGQLSTLLGWKMYQKDGEEVTVSKAFEEAVQERHIGMLWATLRADPWTQKTLTNGLNPRQAAVATNAMQKYVLENTRLGIPMMMAEECPHGHMAIGTTVFPTSIGQAATWNPALIEEMAATIALEARLQGGHIGYGPVLDLAREPRWSRVEETYGEDPYLNSQMGIAMVKGFQGESIASGENVISTLKHFTAYGVPEGGHNGTSVSIGQRELHESYLPPFKSAVKAGALSVMTAYNSIDGIPCTSNGYLLNTVLRDDWGFDGFVVSDLGSISGLKGSHHVAATSEDAAKLAIDAGVDSDLGGYGFDTYLLEAIKSGKVSQAVLDQAVRRVLKVKFEMGLFENPYVDPQKAAREVRSSSHVALARKVAREGVVLLKNEKNVLPLGKDLKSIAVIGPNADNTYNQLGDYTAPQPDENVVTVLEGIQNKVGNTAKVEYIKGCAIRDTTQSQITAAASLAARSEVAVVVLGGSSARDFDTEYEETAAAKVSEVGEGEVISDMESGEGFDRMTLDLLGDQLKLVKAVQQTGTPVVVVLIKGRPLNLNWIDENVPAIVDAWYPGQEGGNAIADVLFGDYNPSGRLTISVPRSVGQLPVFYNYRNPQRHDYVEGSAAPLYAFGHGLSYADFAYSNLEIAASGNAQSPAVKVQFEVKNISNVDGEEVVQLYLKDMVSSTVRPLMTLRRFEKVMIPAGESRKVSFLLGAEDLRVLGQDMDWLIETGDFQVLVGRSSRDIRLEGKFGME from the coding sequence ATGTTTAGATCCTTGGGCATATCGTCATTTATAAAGTCCCCACTCTTGTTGGTTTTATGGTTGGGTGCAGCCTGTAATGTTTTTGGGCAGGAAAGCGTATTATACAAGCAGGCAAATGTCCCAACGGCACAGCGCGTGGAGGACTTGCTGTCTAGGATGACACTGGAGGAAAAAGTAGGTCAGCTTTCTACCTTACTCGGGTGGAAGATGTACCAAAAGGACGGAGAAGAGGTGACGGTCAGCAAGGCATTTGAGGAAGCAGTACAGGAGCGGCACATTGGGATGTTGTGGGCTACTTTACGAGCGGATCCATGGACCCAAAAGACCCTGACGAACGGATTAAATCCCAGACAGGCTGCAGTAGCGACTAATGCCATGCAGAAATATGTCCTTGAAAATACCCGTTTGGGCATTCCCATGATGATGGCCGAAGAGTGTCCCCATGGGCACATGGCCATAGGGACGACTGTTTTTCCCACTTCTATTGGGCAAGCAGCTACCTGGAACCCTGCTTTGATCGAGGAGATGGCTGCGACTATTGCACTGGAGGCAAGGTTACAAGGTGGACATATAGGTTACGGGCCGGTACTGGACCTTGCGCGAGAGCCGAGATGGTCGAGGGTAGAGGAAACTTATGGCGAAGATCCTTACCTCAACAGTCAAATGGGCATTGCCATGGTGAAAGGTTTTCAAGGAGAAAGTATTGCCTCTGGAGAAAATGTGATTTCTACCTTAAAGCACTTTACTGCCTATGGCGTGCCAGAAGGAGGGCATAACGGTACCAGTGTGAGCATTGGTCAGCGGGAATTGCATGAGAGTTACCTGCCGCCTTTCAAGTCAGCAGTGAAAGCAGGGGCACTTTCCGTCATGACCGCCTATAACTCCATCGATGGTATTCCCTGTACTTCCAATGGTTATTTATTGAACACTGTGCTGCGGGATGATTGGGGATTTGACGGTTTTGTGGTCTCAGACCTGGGAAGTATCAGTGGGCTTAAGGGCAGCCACCATGTCGCGGCCACCTCAGAGGATGCAGCCAAACTGGCGATCGATGCTGGCGTGGACTCGGATTTGGGCGGCTATGGTTTTGATACATATCTATTAGAAGCGATAAAATCAGGAAAAGTTTCCCAAGCAGTGCTTGACCAAGCGGTGAGAAGAGTGCTGAAGGTTAAATTTGAGATGGGGTTGTTTGAAAATCCTTATGTGGACCCCCAGAAGGCAGCAAGGGAAGTTCGCTCCAGTAGCCATGTGGCATTGGCCAGAAAAGTGGCCAGAGAGGGCGTTGTGCTCTTGAAAAATGAGAAAAATGTGTTGCCATTGGGCAAAGACCTGAAAAGCATAGCGGTGATCGGTCCCAATGCAGATAATACTTACAACCAATTGGGCGATTATACGGCTCCACAGCCTGATGAAAATGTGGTGACGGTGCTTGAAGGCATTCAGAATAAAGTAGGAAATACGGCCAAAGTCGAATATATAAAAGGCTGTGCCATTCGAGATACTACCCAGAGCCAAATTACAGCAGCAGCCTCACTGGCTGCTCGGTCAGAAGTGGCGGTAGTGGTGTTAGGAGGATCCAGTGCACGGGATTTTGATACGGAATACGAAGAAACTGCCGCGGCGAAAGTCAGTGAGGTAGGGGAGGGTGAAGTGATCAGCGACATGGAAAGTGGGGAAGGCTTTGACCGCATGACGCTGGACTTGCTGGGTGACCAGCTCAAACTAGTGAAGGCAGTGCAGCAAACGGGAACCCCTGTGGTCGTGGTGCTGATCAAAGGGCGTCCGTTAAATTTAAATTGGATCGATGAAAATGTGCCAGCCATTGTAGATGCCTGGTATCCTGGCCAAGAGGGAGGAAATGCCATTGCAGACGTGTTGTTTGGGGATTACAATCCCTCAGGAAGATTGACCATTTCTGTTCCTCGGTCAGTCGGGCAATTGCCAGTATTTTATAATTATAGAAATCCCCAAAGGCATGATTATGTAGAGGGAAGTGCAGCGCCACTTTATGCGTTTGGGCATGGGTTAAGCTATGCTGATTTTGCCTATTCGAACCTGGAAATCGCTGCATCAGGAAATGCCCAATCGCCTGCGGTAAAGGTACAGTTTGAGGTGAAAAATATCAGCAATGTCGATGGCGAAGAAGTGGTCCAGTTATACCTGAAGGACATGGTCAGCAGTACGGTGAGGCCTCTCATGACGCTTAGACGGTTTGAAAAGGTAATGATCCCTGCAGGGGAATCCAGAAAGGTCTCATTTTTACTAGGTGCAGAAGATTTGCGTGTTTTAGGGCAGGATATGGATTGGTTGATAGAGACAGGGGACTTTCAGGTATTGGTCGGGCGCTCGTCCAGGGATATCAGGCTTGAAGGAAAGTTTGGGATGGAATAA
- a CDS encoding RNA polymerase sigma factor, with the protein MKGKGKFDCWSDRELWESIASGDQFAFSYLYEKSADALFGYGHKFSNDRRLIEDVIQDVFVILWEKRQRLTIHHSLKFYIFRIFRREIIQRLQGNKTLRQGLDNFMEESSWEASIQEVLIQRQMTIDSDRHVRESLKVLTKRQREAIYLKYIEGLSYDEISALMDVKVPYLYNVVLKGLKSLKEYFVTHGIAHISRFVPLLFFWKGA; encoded by the coding sequence ATGAAGGGAAAAGGTAAATTTGATTGTTGGTCAGACCGCGAGCTATGGGAATCCATAGCATCGGGAGATCAGTTTGCCTTTTCTTATCTGTATGAAAAATCTGCCGACGCTCTCTTTGGCTATGGCCATAAGTTTAGCAATGATCGTCGTTTAATTGAAGATGTAATACAGGACGTCTTCGTTATTTTATGGGAAAAGCGGCAACGGCTGACCATACACCATTCCCTAAAGTTTTACATTTTTAGGATTTTTAGGAGAGAAATAATACAAAGGCTTCAGGGAAATAAAACCCTTCGCCAAGGGCTTGATAATTTTATGGAGGAATCTTCATGGGAGGCGTCCATTCAGGAAGTATTGATCCAGCGACAGATGACCATTGATTCGGACAGGCATGTACGCGAGTCCCTCAAAGTCCTCACCAAACGCCAGCGAGAAGCCATTTACCTAAAATACATCGAAGGGCTTAGTTACGATGAGATTTCCGCTTTAATGGATGTCAAGGTTCCTTATCTATATAATGTGGTCCTTAAAGGATTGAAATCACTCAAAGAGTATTTTGTAACCCATGGCATTGCACATATTTCGAGATTTGTGCCGTTATTGTTTTTTTGGAAGGGAGCTTGA
- a CDS encoding FecR family protein, whose translation MSKEYQDITDFLEDHTFRDWVLHKDSLHRQEWEAFLAHHPDKKVEVDLAKAVLLELTEDRISWEGKAKADTKKAILQRIKGKASQERDITPPPRRGFFGWAKVAVVAILMLGAAAVAWEIKQTDTPQEVVQSPSWIVRTNHAGQKSIVHLPDGSKVVLNASSTIRYRDDFGKVNRDLSLQGEAFFDVKRDVAKPFSVMTGKVTTTALGTSFNVSAFDQAHPSIKLATGIVEIRRENPEKEEKLKLVPGEEAFMDPDNSLAKRQFDVSSAFLWKDGVLFFDRTPFGEVVKTLERWYAVEITVRHHPENKTPLVSGRFDNDHLDNVLTSIGYSLRFSHEIDQKKVTIDFQ comes from the coding sequence TTGAGCAAAGAATATCAAGATATCACTGATTTTTTAGAGGATCATACTTTTCGTGATTGGGTGTTGCATAAAGATAGTCTTCACCGTCAAGAGTGGGAAGCTTTCTTGGCGCATCATCCTGATAAGAAAGTGGAAGTTGATTTGGCCAAGGCAGTGCTACTGGAACTTACAGAGGACCGGATAAGCTGGGAAGGAAAAGCCAAGGCAGATACCAAAAAAGCTATTTTACAAAGAATAAAGGGGAAGGCATCCCAAGAGAGGGACATCACGCCACCACCTAGGCGTGGTTTCTTTGGCTGGGCAAAGGTAGCAGTGGTGGCCATCTTAATGCTAGGGGCAGCGGCGGTGGCATGGGAGATCAAGCAGACCGATACCCCGCAAGAAGTTGTCCAGTCCCCATCATGGATCGTCCGGACCAACCACGCTGGCCAAAAGTCCATTGTACACCTTCCCGATGGTAGCAAAGTGGTTTTGAATGCATCCAGTACCATTCGATACCGAGATGATTTTGGGAAGGTTAATAGAGACTTGAGTTTGCAGGGGGAGGCTTTTTTTGATGTAAAGCGGGATGTGGCCAAGCCATTTAGTGTGATGACAGGGAAGGTGACTACCACTGCGCTGGGGACATCATTTAATGTTTCGGCATTTGATCAAGCTCATCCTTCTATCAAACTGGCTACAGGAATCGTGGAAATTCGGAGAGAAAATCCTGAAAAGGAAGAGAAATTAAAGCTTGTGCCCGGGGAAGAGGCGTTTATGGATCCGGATAATAGTTTGGCAAAAAGGCAATTTGACGTTTCTAGTGCCTTCCTTTGGAAAGACGGCGTGTTGTTTTTTGACAGGACTCCCTTTGGGGAAGTGGTCAAAACGCTTGAGCGCTGGTATGCAGTGGAAATCACTGTGCGACACCATCCTGAAAATAAAACGCCTCTGGTTTCGGGAAGGTTTGACAATGATCATCTCGATAATGTACTTACCAGTATAGGATATAGTTTACGGTTCTCACATGAGATAGACCAGAAAAAAGTAACAATAGATTTTCAATAA
- a CDS encoding TonB-dependent receptor translates to MKNILHGLMMIGKYYLYGFALQLLLLNMLHAMPTKAQGSLDMQKVFVSLHVDDEPVTKVFHNLEKQSDFVFVYDDQLETAVGNVSLKVNNASFEEALFQLAAENGLSFKQVNNRISVKKNSTGQPEAVEVVREDKVTGTVLDDTGYPLPGATVLVKGTTNGTVTNLDGEFEINVNQGDVIVFSFVGFASQEITYSGQSKIEVTMAADETALEEVVVVGYGTQKKVNLTGAVSAVDSEEVSRKPVGQVSSALQGVAPGLTVTQRSGQPGADQGTIRIRGIGTLSSNDPLVLVDGVQYDINDVDANDIESISVLKDAAAASIYGVRAANGVVLITTKRGKDGKPKVNYNNYFGVQEPTRMTEFVGAQDFMRLANTMYTNSGAGAIYGDDQIAAYNDPNRDPLAYPDNYWLDKVLTGSGFQQSHSLAISGGSENVNYRFSTNYFDQQGLIENMDFDRLTVRLNTDIKVSEKVNFNADIAANISNREEPQGVSGSSWYQFGQAAIINPITPDRYTNGEWAVIRGGQNPIRLQEEGGIYGYKENLFTGNFQADYEIIEGLKLTGKASINYRSDYTSLHDKGLDYFPPEGSTVTIGRNEITKQSTDYWFRNFQGLVNYTKTFGKDHSLHVLGGISSLTQTNDILSGYRVNLATGELEQIDAGAESGQETSGTADEYALLSFFGRVNYAFKDKYLLEANIRRDGSSSFADGQKWGVFPSFSVGWRISQESFMQDIDFIDDLKLRGSWGVLGNDNIGSNYPYQTSYNLNSYPFGADRQLYPTAGLSRYPNDVLSWETTKMADVGFDLSILEGKFDFTFDYYVKNTEDILYTLPIPGTVGLPAPSQNVGSMRNKGWEFTANYHGRAGDDFTFDIGANIADVKNELTYFGDADYLTTDNNDITTAYRVGYPLGAFYGYIADGIFQSADEVASHPSQPGSPAAGDLKYRDVNGDGVVNADDRVYLGSDIPRYTYGLNLSANYKRFSLTAFFQGVAKVDINTLVMMRAPTSTDGNFRPDHLDSWTPENPSASFPRLTTSERNYQSSSYWVESGAYVRLKTLQLNYNLPTSFLDAAKISRARVFVTGQNLFTLSGLAGDIDPEAPNDNRYYPQVKTYTVGLSVEF, encoded by the coding sequence ATGAAAAATATATTACATGGTCTTATGATGATCGGAAAATACTATTTGTATGGATTTGCCTTGCAGCTGTTGTTGCTGAACATGCTGCATGCGATGCCAACAAAAGCCCAAGGGTCATTGGACATGCAGAAGGTTTTTGTCAGCCTTCATGTGGACGATGAGCCCGTGACCAAGGTGTTTCATAACTTAGAAAAGCAGTCAGACTTTGTGTTTGTCTATGATGACCAGTTAGAAACAGCTGTAGGGAATGTAAGCCTTAAAGTAAACAATGCATCATTTGAAGAGGCTCTTTTTCAATTGGCTGCTGAAAATGGGCTTTCTTTTAAACAGGTAAACAACCGCATTAGCGTCAAGAAAAATTCTACAGGCCAGCCAGAGGCGGTGGAAGTAGTGCGGGAGGACAAAGTGACAGGAACCGTGCTGGATGATACAGGCTACCCTCTTCCAGGTGCCACTGTGTTGGTAAAAGGGACCACCAATGGCACGGTGACCAATTTGGACGGTGAATTTGAAATCAATGTGAACCAAGGCGATGTCATTGTCTTTTCTTTTGTTGGTTTTGCCAGCCAAGAAATTACTTACTCTGGTCAAAGTAAAATCGAGGTTACGATGGCTGCTGACGAAACCGCCCTTGAAGAGGTGGTCGTAGTAGGTTATGGAACCCAGAAAAAGGTGAATCTTACCGGTGCTGTGTCCGCAGTGGATAGCGAAGAGGTGTCCAGAAAGCCTGTAGGTCAAGTGTCATCAGCATTGCAAGGGGTAGCTCCAGGACTTACGGTCACCCAGAGAAGTGGTCAGCCCGGTGCTGATCAGGGAACCATTCGTATTCGTGGTATAGGTACATTGAGTAGTAATGATCCCCTGGTACTGGTAGATGGAGTCCAGTACGATATCAATGATGTGGACGCCAATGATATAGAATCGATCTCAGTGCTGAAAGATGCTGCTGCGGCTTCCATTTATGGCGTAAGGGCTGCCAATGGTGTGGTGCTGATCACGACCAAGAGAGGAAAAGACGGCAAGCCAAAGGTAAACTATAACAATTATTTCGGGGTACAAGAGCCTACAAGGATGACGGAGTTTGTGGGAGCGCAGGATTTTATGCGCTTGGCCAACACCATGTACACCAATTCAGGAGCGGGTGCGATTTATGGGGATGACCAGATTGCGGCATATAATGACCCCAATAGGGATCCATTGGCTTACCCTGACAATTATTGGTTGGACAAGGTATTGACAGGATCAGGATTTCAGCAAAGCCATAGCTTGGCCATTTCCGGTGGTAGCGAAAACGTAAACTATCGGTTTTCTACCAATTATTTTGATCAACAAGGCTTGATTGAAAACATGGATTTTGACCGGTTGACGGTTCGTTTGAATACCGATATCAAGGTGTCCGAAAAAGTAAACTTTAATGCAGATATTGCTGCCAATATCTCCAACCGAGAAGAACCGCAAGGTGTTTCTGGGTCCTCTTGGTATCAGTTTGGCCAAGCGGCTATTATCAACCCTATTACCCCGGATCGATATACCAATGGTGAATGGGCGGTCATCCGAGGTGGCCAAAATCCCATTAGACTTCAAGAAGAAGGGGGGATTTATGGATATAAGGAAAACCTGTTTACAGGGAATTTCCAGGCAGATTATGAAATCATCGAAGGGCTGAAACTGACAGGAAAGGCTTCCATTAATTATCGTTCGGATTATACCAGCCTTCACGACAAAGGCCTGGATTATTTTCCCCCAGAAGGATCCACCGTGACCATCGGTCGCAATGAAATCACCAAGCAATCTACCGATTATTGGTTCAGGAATTTCCAGGGATTGGTGAATTATACCAAAACCTTTGGGAAGGACCATAGCCTTCACGTACTGGGTGGTATCTCCAGTTTGACCCAAACCAATGATATCCTGAGTGGCTATCGCGTAAACCTGGCCACGGGCGAGCTGGAGCAAATCGATGCAGGTGCTGAGAGCGGTCAGGAAACATCAGGTACGGCGGATGAATATGCTTTGCTATCATTCTTCGGTAGGGTGAATTATGCTTTTAAGGACAAATACCTCTTGGAGGCAAATATCCGTCGTGACGGTTCCAGCAGTTTTGCCGATGGACAGAAGTGGGGAGTATTTCCTTCATTCTCTGTTGGATGGCGCATTTCCCAAGAGTCCTTTATGCAAGACATTGACTTTATTGATGACCTGAAACTTAGAGGGTCTTGGGGGGTCTTGGGGAATGACAATATCGGAAGCAATTACCCTTACCAGACCAGTTATAACCTGAACAGTTATCCGTTTGGAGCCGACCGTCAGCTTTACCCAACGGCAGGACTCTCCCGGTATCCAAATGATGTGTTGAGCTGGGAGACCACCAAGATGGCAGATGTAGGCTTTGATCTTTCCATCTTGGAAGGAAAGTTTGATTTTACTTTTGATTACTATGTAAAAAATACGGAAGATATCCTTTATACCCTGCCCATTCCGGGAACTGTCGGTCTTCCAGCGCCTTCACAAAACGTGGGCAGCATGAGAAATAAAGGTTGGGAATTTACGGCCAACTACCATGGTAGGGCCGGTGATGATTTTACCTTTGATATCGGTGCCAATATCGCAGACGTGAAGAATGAGCTTACCTATTTTGGTGATGCAGATTACCTCACCACCGACAATAATGATATCACCACTGCTTACCGGGTTGGATATCCTCTAGGGGCATTCTATGGTTATATTGCTGATGGGATCTTCCAGTCTGCCGATGAAGTGGCCAGTCATCCCTCCCAGCCTGGTTCTCCGGCAGCTGGAGACTTAAAATACCGCGATGTAAATGGTGATGGTGTGGTCAATGCAGATGATAGGGTGTATTTGGGTAGTGATATTCCTAGATATACTTATGGTCTGAACCTTAGCGCTAATTATAAGCGATTTAGCTTGACGGCATTCTTCCAAGGGGTGGCCAAAGTGGATATCAATACCTTGGTCATGATGCGTGCACCGACCAGTACAGACGGTAACTTCCGTCCGGATCATTTGGATAGCTGGACTCCGGAAAATCCAAGTGCTTCCTTCCCTCGCCTTACTACTTCCGAAAGGAATTACCAATCTTCCAGCTATTGGGTAGAGAGTGGGGCATATGTCCGACTGAAAACATTACAGCTCAACTATAACCTGCCTACAAGTTTCTTGGATGCAGCAAAGATTTCCAGGGCACGTGTTTTTGTGACCGGACAAAACCTGTTTACCCTATCCGGTCTGGCTGGAGACATTGATCCGGAAGCTCCGAATGATAACAGGTATTATCCACAAGTAAAAACATATACAGTTGGTTTAAGTGTAGAATTTTAA
- a CDS encoding RagB/SusD family nutrient uptake outer membrane protein — translation MKIYITALFATLLLATSCSDFLDRQPLDEVSSGNYWATSDDGVKAVNNCYRYLGDSWYRIFLSAATDDSYSWSNWPADVQFVGNGSATSSQSYFSHFWTQHYNTIAAANNVLDNIDEIPSMDEGLRERLKAEAKVIRAYAYQQLVGYFGDVPLVTYIQPIEEFEVARTPKEEVVDFIVQELEAAGEVLPESYSGEDVGRVTKGAALALEARTLLYAERWEEAAQVAAEVMALNYAIDGDYLSLFDGTNTNSPEIILAAQYIKNTYPTASATWLGAPSLGGWGQVVPLNSLVETYECTDGLPIGESPLYDSENPFENRDPRLGMTIILPGTEVNGITIDVTQTGSIDQLGQNNASYSGYYYKKGVPADIEGNWDGNSHNDEVLIRYAEVLMIYAEAKTQMGEIDQSVYDAINAIRSRPGVGMPDVTSATAPSQDALMEVIMRERRVEFALEEHRLFDIRRWEIAEDVMPGTALGIFNDFDESRGDFGEHVRVEERQFDPQRDYLWAIPVNEIEINPNLEQNPNW, via the coding sequence ATGAAAATATACATAACAGCATTATTTGCCACGTTACTACTGGCTACTTCATGTAGTGACTTCTTGGATAGACAGCCATTGGACGAAGTGTCCAGTGGGAATTATTGGGCTACCTCCGATGATGGGGTGAAGGCAGTAAACAACTGCTATCGGTACTTGGGGGACAGCTGGTACAGGATTTTCCTTTCCGCAGCAACTGATGACAGCTACTCTTGGAGCAATTGGCCAGCAGATGTACAGTTTGTGGGCAATGGCAGTGCCACCAGCAGCCAGAGTTATTTCAGCCACTTTTGGACGCAGCATTACAATACCATCGCTGCAGCCAATAATGTTTTGGACAATATCGATGAGATTCCATCCATGGATGAAGGACTTCGTGAGCGGCTAAAGGCAGAAGCTAAAGTGATCAGGGCTTATGCGTATCAACAGTTGGTGGGGTATTTTGGTGATGTGCCGTTGGTGACTTATATCCAGCCCATTGAGGAGTTTGAGGTGGCCCGTACACCGAAGGAAGAAGTTGTGGATTTTATCGTTCAGGAACTGGAGGCTGCTGGTGAGGTGTTGCCGGAAAGTTACTCCGGTGAAGATGTTGGTAGGGTGACCAAAGGGGCAGCATTGGCGTTGGAAGCTAGAACCTTGCTATACGCAGAGCGCTGGGAAGAAGCAGCACAAGTGGCTGCCGAAGTGATGGCGTTAAACTATGCGATTGATGGTGATTACCTCAGCCTTTTTGACGGTACCAACACCAATAGTCCTGAAATTATCTTGGCTGCCCAGTACATCAAGAATACCTATCCGACCGCCAGTGCTACTTGGTTGGGAGCACCTTCCCTGGGGGGATGGGGACAAGTGGTGCCCCTGAACAGTTTGGTGGAGACCTACGAATGTACCGATGGGCTGCCTATCGGTGAATCGCCACTTTATGATTCCGAAAACCCATTCGAAAACCGTGATCCTCGTTTGGGAATGACGATCATCCTGCCGGGTACAGAAGTCAATGGCATCACCATCGATGTCACGCAGACCGGTTCTATCGACCAGTTAGGACAAAACAATGCTTCTTATTCGGGCTACTATTACAAAAAGGGTGTGCCCGCGGATATCGAAGGAAACTGGGACGGCAATTCCCATAATGATGAGGTGCTGATCCGCTATGCGGAGGTTTTGATGATCTATGCGGAAGCGAAAACCCAAATGGGGGAAATCGATCAGTCAGTTTATGATGCCATCAATGCAATCAGAAGTCGTCCTGGAGTAGGAATGCCGGACGTAACATCAGCCACTGCTCCTTCTCAAGACGCATTAATGGAGGTGATCATGAGAGAGCGAAGGGTGGAGTTTGCCTTAGAGGAGCACCGGTTATTTGATATCAGAAGGTGGGAAATAGCAGAGGACGTCATGCCTGGAACAGCCTTGGGCATCTTCAATGATTTTGATGAAAGCAGAGGCGACTTTGGTGAGCATGTAAGGGTGGAAGAGCGGCAATTTGATCCTCAAAGGGATTATTTGTGGGCCATCCCGGTGAATGAAATAGAAATTAACCCCAATTTAGAGCAAAATCCAAACTGGTAA